agaaaagggGGTGGAATTACTAAATTTCTCTACGTTACAGTATATTATAACATCAGGATATCAGGGATCCTCACCTTTAAGTTGATGTGCGTGTCCATGACACTGATCTCCATGGGCAGCACCTGCGGCGCAGAGTCATCCTCCAGGAAGTGGGCCAGGTTGCGCAGCGTGGACATCAAGAAGCTCGCTTGGTATCCGTGGAGACGCAGCTGCAGGAAGCCGTTGCGCTCGGCCAGTGGGGAGTGAGCGGCGGCACAGGGACCGCTCTCCAGGCGAGCCCGCACCTCCGGACTGTGGAGGCCCCTGATGGACTCAGAGCTGATCTCACCAGCAGCTATGAGGGGAGAGACGAAAGCTGCAGTTAGCATTAGCTTTAGCTTCAGTGTCCCAtctgaggagacagagacagattcaGCTGAAATACACTTAGACCTGACATTAAAATACACCCAATGTGAGACAAGATTTCCCCAGCCGCTAATAATTACTACCTGTTTAATTCAACTTCGTCCTGTGTGATTTttgctttgtgctgtttgaCTGAACCTGTGTATTaaagacacagtgaaatgaaaaatacgTTTTCCATGTTCTAATCCTGTGTCCCTAATGAATTGTTTGGTTATACCTTGATATAAAAGTTAGACCAATGACGGGGTCCAGCCAAAATATCAGCCAATTCATATGCTTCATATGCACCAATCAAATTAGATTTATGGCGCATCAGCTAACTCATCCATCATCTGAAACGCAGTTGAAATGTTAGCTGGCAAAAACCTGTTCAAAAACAATGTGGATGAGATCACAGGAGATTAAAGCCTAATGAGCCAACTTGAAGAGaagtctaagtgtgtgtgtcctccacagCTCCGTACTGCATCATATTTGCTAAGCCACGTCCATTTTGAGCGTGCCCATCAAATCTGAATTTTCGTTTCACCTGGAAATACGTCACATTACGGAAGCTTAAAGGTGGTTTTGCTGCCGTTTCATTTCGACTTTAAAATGTTCTTCAAGTTGCCCACAAAGATGCGTTACTTTACTGATTCTGCCATTTTGctcactcaaaaacaaaaataaaataaaatttacaaaaaaagggTGCATGTTAAGGTCAAGTTTCAATGAGAGAGAAGTACGAGGTCGGATGGAAGAAATGACAGAATATCAGAAAGTGAgctgagaaaaaagagaagccaGGAAAGAATTAAGAAAAGGGTGGCCTGAAAGAGATTTGATATTTTCTACAATCCCACGGACTCTTGCCTGCAGTGATGTTTATTTACAAGGGCTGGGGATTAGAGACCGATGTAGGGCGGATTCAAAGTGAAGTTTTAACCATTTGatcatttctttctcctttttatGAACTGATCTACGAAACAAAGCTCTGATTTGACTTTCAGCTGCACAAAGCGTGATGAtcaagagaaagaagacaaacaaactgatgaGAGTCAGGGTTGACGGGTGTTAAACCAAAGGCGGTGGGGTTACTGAACACCCGACCAATTCAAAAACTTAACACACAAATTCAGCTGGCAAAGCACACACAGGCGGGAGACAACACGAGTCGCAAGAGAAACACTCAGCAAGGCATATAAACGGCCACGTAAAGAAATCTTTTTTCATTATGACAGTGAGAAGACGGTCACATCCCTTTAAAAATGCTCTCTGGGGGACAGTGAAGAGAGGGTTAATACCATAAAGCAATTTCAGGAccagaaaacacattcacacacacacacacacacacatacaatgcTGTCAGCTTCTCTCAGATAAAATGACATATTCTCTCTCAATCCTGGGCGGCTAAGGTCGAGGcgaatggagagagagagagagagagagggagagagagagagagagagagagagagagaaaggagggatggGAGTGggtgaggaaggagagagagagagagagagagagagaaggagagggaggcagcCAGCAGCCAAGGACTGAGTGACTGTGATAAGAGAGGGATGGAAGAGAAAAGATGGCctagagagggagggagatgaaggGAAGAAAAGGTGGTTAAATGACAGAGGATTAGTAGGAAGATGGAGTAGGAGCTCGAGGGAAGAGTGAGGAGGAAAGGTGAACGacgagaaggaggaggagggggaggagggggaggaggaggattggTAGCGAGGGGGTAAAGCTGGCGTTTCTCTCATTGCCTGAATCACTGGACTGAAACTGCAAAGTCTGCTGCagtggagagatggaggggggagagagaggaaggggagggggcaAATTAGGGGGAGAGGAGAATGGGAAGATGAGGGGTTAACAccagtctgcacacacagttgcacatgtagctgacacacacataagtaTCCGGGCCTAATGTTGCAAATAATGGGACCACTCACTCCATTACTGTCAAAATTAAGATGCCACatgccccacacacacacgcacacaaacacacactctagAAGAGATCTCAGTGTTACATAAACACCCACTTCTGCAGAAAAATGAGCggttaaacacacacttcatgcGATCACATTCATTGCAGCACACTGTATCTGTGGATCTGCGGTGCATGCTGCCGAGCAAAAGTCCTGAGTCTAGAAATGAGACTtcacagaagacacacacacacacacacacacacacacatatatatatatacaggtgGAAAGCAGGCACATTACAGTACGGATGGTGAATTAACACACAGCAGTTACCTTGGCTGCTTTGAGCAGGTATTGGTACTGAACACACCATACCTGTGGGGAGTTATGGCAAGGTGAATAAAAGGAGGGGGTGGCTTTGTTagtgtgttacatgtgtgtgtgtgtgtatgtgtgtaaatgatGGTCAGCCTGCTCCCACACATCAGGGGATTCAGACGAGAAACCCAACATAACATCAACaaaagttttgctttgttcaaCCAAACAAGcctgaacaaaaaaatactaaattcaccaagaaaagaaattaattctcacatttgagaaccTGGAACGATcaaatgtttggctttttttttttgcacgaCAACTGACTTGTAGCTGGCAGTaagttttctgtgtctgcactGGCTCCCGGCTGCtcttgctgctgtctgttgtgaGTGAATatcctgatgctgctgctgatctctccatctgtgtgtcGAATTGTGAACAAGCAAAATACAAGGGCTGCAGGAGGGCTTTAAAACACCAGCATCCTGGTGGTTTAAGCCCAACAACACAGCTTCAAGTCGGCTCCAGGACCTTTCTCACATGtgcttcctctcactctctacTGTCATGTGAGGCAAAATACCATAAAAGATTAACTAAAAACAAtctacaaaaggaaaaagaaagtcaGTAACATGCTGGATCTAGTctaaatccacacacacactgtgcagtcATTCCCCTGGTGTTCTTTCTTGTTTCATAGCTGTGTAACTTGTGTGCTTAAATCTTGACAAACGCCCCTTCACTTTCACCTTCAGCATTAGTTTGAACCTAAGAAATAAACTGCAGCCTACCTCGACAGAAGTCTATTTTGGTGGATTGGCTTTACGTAATCAACCGGCTCCCAATTAGTAAATTGGGGCAGCTTTTTCTTCACTCCAGTATTCAGCCGATTTATGGTTTGCCAAACTTCTTAAATTTGATAATATTCATATGGCAGTTTGGTATAAACTAGGAATATCAAACACATATGAAATACTTTCAGAAAATGCTTTGCTTCTTGTTGCATGGAGGACGTTACCACACGGAGCGCAAGTCAAATTCCATGCTTTTCAAGGCCTCAgcaaatataatttaaaaccCAAAGAATATGGAAACGATTTCTCCTAACATATGCCATCACTCAGCCTGAATTAATGCTGCCTGCTCACCATGTGAAGAACCTACAGAACCTCAGCCCTTTGCGGTATTTTTTTGCTCAGTGCTGACTGTTAAGTGAGGAAGACAAAGGATGTTTCTGCAATGCTAAGTACAAGAAATCCTAGCATTAGCACAGCCAGACTAGTTgaaatcatacaaaaaaaaaacaaaacaaaaaccatcaCATTCcagcagaaataataaaacacgTATGCTGACTTTTCTTACCCAGGCTGCGGTTGCTGAGGTACTGTCTGAGGCAGACGTTGCCCAGCTGGCTGGGTGTGACCTGGCCCACCTCCAGAGCCAAGGCCGTGCTCTCACCCACCGCCTCCATGCCCACGCACACCGACTGCACCTTCAACACCAGCACCGACACCTGGAGGACAGGCACGCACCAAAACGATAGGGGAAATTATGGTCAGCATCATCAACTGCCAGCACATAAAGAGCGTGACCAAAATCGTTTCTACCTTTCAAAATGTCATATGTGCCTTTTTATCTGCActtatttatttccaaagtgttttttgttttgtaagttTTGGTATCTTACTATGTCTTTGGTGGGATCATCAGTGCTCTGGGAGGTTGCACTGACAGTGTCGGGAGACACGCCGCCCTCTTGCTCCTGTCCTATCACTGCCTCTGTGGCGCTCTCGGTGGCACTTTGTTCGCTGATGCCGTCCTTGAAGCCTGAGATGGACACGTCATCTGTACCATACATAAAGACACATGTATTTATTACAAAGACAAAAGGGGCATTCGAATTTGCTTTAAAAAGTTTTACTGTAAAGAAGCTTCTTGTAACCATGTACATTACTGACATATCAGAACAATGCTGCCACCTTCTGGCCAATACACTTTCCTACCAATACATAGTATAATCgtatttttgaaacatttttgatCCCTTTAGGGGAGATAAATTCTTCGTTTGCAATATAATGTTATGTGAAAACACTCTGTCCAACACTGGATCAGTATCTTTGGTCTCCAAAAAGTCCATGTGGCCTGACACAATAACTCACACAACCAACTTACGTCAAAGCCATccttaaatgtgaagaaagGCTATTcgtgtacatttgtgtgtacGGATGCATTAACATCTGCTTCACCTCTCTCCAGCAGACTGTAAGCGTCTCCATCCTCCATGAAGTAGCTGTCTATGGAGATGTTGTCCAGCGACTGCAGGGACGGGCTCTTCTTCATGTTCTTGTAGGACACTGAGAAACTGGACTGGGAGCGGTCCCGCATCAGACGACCACTACAGCACACAGGACACAGAGTCACGTggagaagtgtgtgtgacagacagatcatttaaattaaatcttttCTCTATAACCCATGCATGCCATTGATTTATGGCTGATTTAAAGCGaccagaaaagaggaggaaaaacaggtcCAGCCCTTGTATTTCTTCATATCTGATCTGACACTGAGCCAAGACCATTGTGCTCTTACAAGGCTGACAGGGCTTATTCTAGTCATGAATTAAATATCACTTCATTCCTTGTGTGGTGTTGTTTAAGGTCATGTAAGTGTACTGTCCTCCCAAACACCAGAAATGATctaaagaaaaatcacaaaggACAAAATCAAAGTGACTCCCCCAAAAGACTGAGAACAcaaggctggaaaaaaaaaaagaactgtcaCAAACAGGGAACTTCGTTTTTTGTCTCTACCATCAACCACGAGTCAACAGGTTGACACCAAACACAGGAGGATAAAAGAAAATTACTCATTCAACATACACGGACAAGGACCAGCATgtcatgcacacatgcaaatgcatGCCCACAGGGggattcacatacacacattcacactgattTGTGTTCACCTAAGGAACACAGGAACaaggacacactcactgtacatattcacacacactcactagtACAGCTAGTCACAGATCCAGTGCCTTACATGTTGGACATGGAATAAAGAGAGGTGGATCTGCTGGAGTTTGAGGAGCTGAGGAGATCAGAAACCACAGACAAACTTCCTTTCCTTGATagagaaaaaatacacacacacacacacacacacacaaatctcacATGGGTCAAAGCAAAGGCCGAGAGGCagaaaaggaagtgaaagagatAAGAAATGACAAGAACATGACGAGCGGACAGACAGGATATGAGGACACAGAAAGACTTGGCAGCTTGAGGCCGGCCAACATTCATAACGTAAGGTGATTGAACACTGACAAACAGTCTCATGTGGGAATTCAACACACAGCTCTTGTGTTCAGGAACAGACAGATTAAGTTAGAGAGAGACACTCATTTATTATATTCATCATCCGTATAGAAGCACAGGGGGGGGATTCAACTATGAAATCTAAAAACTGTTCATGTGATTACTTGGATGATATGTGGGATTTTGAGGGCTGCAACTCATGGATCAATCTGTTGCTTATGGTTTCACTAAAACGATTATCTGTTTAGTGTTTAACATGTCATACAGAGCAAGAATTTATCCAGTTCCTACTTTTTGCCTTTTCATAGACTAAACAATGAATCGAGTTTAAGGCAATAATGGAGCACCTTGTTTTGCACGATAAACAGACCTGAAAGCTGCTGAAACTAAACGCCTGTCGATGGTCTTGCGTATAGCACCAACTATATGAATAAAACAGGATTTGTGTGCGATAAGGTGAATACCTGGATATGGACTGAGGCATCTTAGTGGCTGAAGCCGAGTCTTTATCACCCCAGTCTTTGCTGCCGACTGGGTCACACTGGGGGTCTCCCGTCTGGGTTTTAGGGTCTAGTCCTCCTCCCACTTCTTCAGTCCCTGCCAACCCATCCATTACCGTCTCACCGCCTTCATCTGAACTCCACCTCCCAGAGTTCTTAGATGAAGTCCTCTCCTCCATTGAGGCTTTTTGATTGGAGTCAGGACGTGCGGTTGAAGAGGAGGTTGGGATGAGAGGCGCAGGACCCTGCGGACCTCCACCTTCCGAGCCTTCACTGCACAACAACTGGTCTACAGTGCATGTTCCTTTGGCTGCTCCTCCGTCAGAACCACATCCAGCTGCTTCACTCCCTTTCTCTGCCCCGTCTCCTGCATCATTCCCAGGCTCCAGATTTCCTCGGCTCTCGGAAGGGGAGAGTTCGGACCCCAGAGGAGATCTCGAACCCTCAGACTGGGGGATGGGCTTCAGGAGCAGGGATACCTCTGCACTTTTCAGCAGGAGGCCTAGGCAGACAGTGAAGGGCTGGTGGTCTGTGGGATGTTGAGTAGGATCCTTTCGGTCTTTCTTGGAGCCCATGTCTTCCAGGTCCTGCTGCAGTGTCTGCTGCAGGGATTTGATGCTGCGTTGAAGATGCATCAGAAACACATACTGTCGGTGGCTCACCTagacacacacaggccaaaGTGGTTATTGCACCACATAGTGATAAGTTACTGTTGCAGTGGGTTATTTGTGATTAATAAAGATTCGGAATAAGAAAAGTACCAATGCAAATAACCaatattttcatcactgattaaTCGATTTATTCTTATCCACACTAGCAACCGGTTGGTTGGTCTAAACTGAAATATCAACAACAATTGCTCAGATTGCCAGGATATTCATTACAAACATTCATTGTACCTAGAGAGTGAATCCTAATAATTATGATAATCCattgacttttcctctagcaccaccagcaggtcaaaatATTCACTTACTCAATGAAATACCTCAATGGCCACTAGAACAACAGCCAAAGAATAGAAAGaatatgaaatgaataacaTACCTGAGCACTTAAATGCTTTTGCACATGCACCAATACATGCACACTTGCATCTTTATTCGATGAtgacaaagaagaggaggagcaagGCAGACTGTCCAATGAGAGGCGTTTATGGAGTCCGTTActgggtggtggtgttgtgtcGCTGCTGTGAGATGCAGTCGGTGCACCATCCGTGCTGTAATACTCCTTCAGTAATCGTTTCCTCTGCAGACGTGCAACAGCCTCTCCAGATGTGCTCCTGGACAAACCTGATCCAACGGAATCTCTGAGCCTCTCCTGATGCTGGACAATCTTCGCAGGCTGACACGCCCACACGGTGAGAGGGAAGGAGTCCACGAAGGGCTGCGGCCGCCCTTTGCCTCCACGGGTGCCTTCATAGTCCACCCAGAACTGGGAAAAGTGCAGCGACCAAAAGTCAGCAGCTGCTGGCATCTTGAGGGCGTCTGTGCCCATTGTGGGTACCACCAGACCCCGGTAAATGTCATGGAGCTTGGTGTCTTGTTCATGAGCGTGGCGTTGGAAGACGGGATGGAGAAGGGgtaaggaagaggaggagcgagggaatgaagagaaagatggagagaagaaaggCTCCTCTTCAAAGGCCTGCAGTAGAGCCTCAAGGTGGGAGCGGGTGCAGTTAGCTGGATGCCGAGTGTTTGTGGCCACCATTTCTGAGGTCTGCACTGAGATGGAGCGGGGGAGATCAGCAGGGCAGGAGGCATCCCGATCCGTAGGAATCACCAGCTAATAGAGAGTAGGGggaatgggggaaaaaaaaaaacaagaattataAATAAACGGCAGAGAGTACAAACAAAGCTCTTGCATCCACCTTCCCAAATTCAATCTTACCTTGAGCATGAGGCCGTCAACTTTGATGTCAACATGCTCATCGGGTTTCTGCGAGTCGCTGAGCTTGTAGATCTCCATGAACTGCTCCAGACTCTGCCTGAGGTCGAGGGCGAAAAGGTTGATCCACACCAGGCTGCGAGGATCCAGAACCAGCTGCAGGGCGTTCAGCTGGACGTACAGGTTAGGACAGGGGACTAGAGCAGTGGAAGGAAGGTGGAGTAGACAGGATGTTATGGCATTTCTGTAGTTTGCACTTTCTTGGTAATTATTAACATTtagggaaaagaaaaatcttgtcCTCCGCATAAGTTTGTTCAGCctcccaaaaaagaaaaacctctgACTGGTGGTGTAATGTTTCCTAACGGAGGAAATTTGTGAGAAATCAATTACATGAATTAATTGGGTGATTCTTCTTTCAGAAAATCAATGTCCTCTCAGCCACACAGCACTCAGTGATTTCCCCACTGCTGAATGAATGGGCTGAATAGATCCAGAGAAGGTGAGAGATAGAAAGTGATGCCAAAACAATGGGTctggtgtatatatataaaaaataaataaataaataaaagctacTTGCACGGCTCACAAGCTCCTAAAATAAGATTTTCTAAAATGAAATGCTACGAAAGTCTTACTGGGAAAGTCTTTTCCATCAGGGAAGTAGTACTCTGTGAACTCCACATGAATGGCTGGCATCTCTGGGGGAAGATACAAGGACTTCTTATTGCAGGAGATCATGGTTTTGGGGCTGGAGCGCCGCTGATCCGCTGTTGACACCTGCAacaccaaaccaaaaaacacagacactaTTATTAGAAGTTAGCAATGAAGACATATGCAGTCTCAATGTTTCCACATATTAAGGTTTGTaagcatgtgttttttttattgtgaccTGGTAGATGCTGAAGTCAGCCATCCTGAGAACAACAGAGCTGGACATGAGCTGGGTCTTGGGGCTTTGAGGGGGTGGAGAACTGAAGGAAGAGCTTGAGCAGGTGTTTATCTTACCtgcagagaaaggaaagaggcGGAAGGatagaggaaacaaaaaaatgaaaacagaacgacaaagagacagacaaacagagcgACCACTCAGTTCTCTACCCAGAAACCTCTGAGCCTTGCAAAAGGTGTGTATCACCGCACCCGgctgtgcgcacacacaccgTAGTACCTGGCTCTAGACACCAGCAGCACTGGgcctgtggctgtgtgtgtgagctccaCTCTAGCAGTCCTCCATCTGCCTCCCTAAgccctactcctcctcctcctgctctctcctgacTTCCTAGAGGCCCATACACATCGTCCCTAAGGGACACTGGAGGACAGAAAACCCACAGGGatgatgtgctctgtgtgtgtgccagatgatacaataaaaatgttcatcCTGAACAAGCTGAGTTACACCTAACAatattcaaaatgtgtttgtgtttaccgTGTTGTGGGGAACTGTGCACGGGGGCCGCGCCTTGCTGGTCTCGAACCGCACTCTTTAACATCTCAACATTAGACTTGAACTCGTCGAGCAGATTCCGTGCCCAGCTCTCTCTGGTCTTGGTGGCCTCGCTGTAGTGCATCCAGTGGACACAACTGTCACCTGGAGAAGTTGGAGAAGAGTAGCTTTGATACAGGTAGTTGTAAGTCCTATCCTTAGTTTGATGTCaatctttttgattttacaCTGAACTAAATACCATCAAGGTACATGATGTATTAACTATGTTGCAGTGACTTCATGGTTAGGTGGTGTTGGATTCATACCTGCCCTGTGGAAAGGATAATAGTCCAGAGAGATGGAGCTGAAAGAAACCTGCATGGCTCCACCTGTTATCCTCTTATTGATCACTGCATAAATGAAAAggtcaaaaaatgtttgtgcaatgtttaaaaaaacaatttggtgacaaagaaatatgaataaaagtgaCTACAGAGGTACAGGACACGAAGATCTGTACTTGCTACCTTTGTCCTTAGCGTGGATGTCGTCACAAATGTGTAGGTCGAGGTGGGTGATCTGGAGGTGGTGGGACGTCTCACATACGTCATAAGCACTGAAAAGCTTGGCCATGGTTGCGCTCTGGTCAGCCGCTGAAGACGCCTGCTGGGTGCGCACCTGCTGGGCTGAGGGCGGCGCTGACGACACCTGACGATGCACAGATAACAGAGTACAAGTATTGTGATTAGTATTGTCAGTTTTAGGTGCTGATGAATCGTAGTTGATGcttgtgaaagaaagaaagaaagtcaagTTTAACAATGAACATCTGAACCATGCAATACTTAAATTTTCCAGTAGATGGCGCATCACAAcaaattacagaaaacacattgcAAACTGCATGTCTCCTGGGACGTGCATCGGTGTGCATATGTGTGGGCAGCCACTGTACATTTTGTAAGTGTATGTGttgaagaagtgaaaaaatagGGCAGAGTGAAAGACACTGACAGCAAAAAAGATGGATGCAGATGGTGTGGGCAGACAGACTCCATATGGCATCAGGGGAGTGACACAGAGAGGGGCAGACATGACTTTCACAGACATAAGGACAAACTCTGAGACAATAACATGGCCTATCCACAGAGCATGGAGTTAGGGCATCGAcaggaacagagaaagagaagtgtcaaatgtcaaaaatgcaaaaagggAAAGGGAATCAGAGCGAGAGAAAGAAGTTCAAAATCACAGTATGtcactgtatttgtgtgagtcGGTTTATGAGTGCACCTGGTCTTCTGTGGCCATGCTTTTCCTCTGCTGGGCGGACTTCTCCATGGCCTCACTGAGGGACTTGGCATACTGCACCATCGCTTTGAGCTGGGAGTCGGTCAGCACCCAAAGCAGGTCGTCCAGGATCAGAATCAGCTTGGAGGCCACCACATTACAGTCCTTGATCTGCAACAGGTACAGTACAGCTGGTTGGTATAAACATGCATTATGCAGGTGAATGTAGCCTGAGAGCTCCCATTAATGTAACATGACACTCGAAGGGAAATT
This Scatophagus argus isolate fScaArg1 chromosome 22, fScaArg1.pri, whole genome shotgun sequence DNA region includes the following protein-coding sequences:
- the uhrf1bp1l gene encoding UHRF1-binding protein 1-like isoform X5, which produces MAGLIKKQILKHLSRFAKNLSPDKINLSTLKGEGQLTNLELDEEVLQSLLDLPTWLAINRVCCNKAAIRIPWTKLKTHPISLTLDKVEMEMSTCDEPRPPNGPSPIATASGQSEYGFAEKVVEGMSLSINSIVIRISAKAFNASFELSQLQVYSVNTSWSISDLRFTRIQDPQRGEILTFKEISWQMIRIEADAIQSAQHEMLSAPIRLITNQSKIRVTLKRRIKDCNVVASKLILILDDLLWVLTDSQLKAMVQYAKSLSEAMEKSAQQRKSMATEDQVSSAPPSAQQVRTQQASSAADQSATMAKLFSAYDVCETSHHLQITHLDLHICDDIHAKDKVINKRITGGAMQVSFSSISLDYYPFHRAGDSCVHWMHYSEATKTRESWARNLLDEFKSNVEMLKSAVRDQQGAAPVHSSPQHVSLRDDVYGPLGSQERAGGGGVGLREADGGLLEWSSHTQPQAQCCWCLEPGKINTCSSSSFSSPPPQSPKTQLMSSSVVLRMADFSIYQVSTADQRRSSPKTMISCNKKSLYLPPEMPAIHVEFTEYYFPDGKDFPIPCPNLYVQLNALQLVLDPRSLVWINLFALDLRQSLEQFMEIYKLSDSQKPDEHVDIKVDGLMLKLVIPTDRDASCPADLPRSISVQTSEMVATNTRHPANCTRSHLEALLQAFEEEPFFSPSFSSFPRSSSSLPLLHPVFQRHAHEQDTKLHDIYRGLVVPTMGTDALKMPAAADFWSLHFSQFWVDYEGTRGGKGRPQPFVDSFPLTVWACQPAKIVQHQERLRDSVGSGLSRSTSGEAVARLQRKRLLKEYYSTDGAPTASHSSDTTPPPSNGLHKRLSLDSLPCSSSSLSSSNKDASVHVLVHVQKHLSAQVSHRQYVFLMHLQRSIKSLQQTLQQDLEDMGSKKDRKDPTQHPTDHQPFTVCLGLLLKSAEVSLLLKPIPQSEGSRSPLGSELSPSESRGNLEPGNDAGDGAEKGSEAAGCGSDGGAAKGTCTVDQLLCSEGSEGGGPQGPAPLIPTSSSTARPDSNQKASMEERTSSKNSGRWSSDEGGETVMDGLAGTEEVGGGLDPKTQTGDPQCDPVGSKDWGDKDSASATKMPQSISRKGSLSVVSDLLSSSNSSRSTSLYSMSNM
- the uhrf1bp1l gene encoding UHRF1-binding protein 1-like isoform X1; its protein translation is MAGLIKKQILKHLSRFAKNLSPDKINLSTLKGEGQLTNLELDEEVLQSLLDLPTWLAINRVCCNKAAIRIPWTKLKTHPISLTLDKVEMEMSTCDEPRPPNGPSPIATASGQSEYGFAEKVVEGMSLSINSIVIRISAKAFNASFELSQLQVYSVNTSWSISDLRFTRIQDPQRGEILTFKEISWQMIRIEADAIQSAQHEMLSAPIRLITNQSKIRVTLKRRIKDCNVVASKLILILDDLLWVLTDSQLKAMVQYAKSLSEAMEKSAQQRKSMATEDQVSSAPPSAQQVRTQQASSAADQSATMAKLFSAYDVCETSHHLQITHLDLHICDDIHAKDKVINKRITGGAMQVSFSSISLDYYPFHRAGDSCVHWMHYSEATKTRESWARNLLDEFKSNVEMLKSAVRDQQGAAPVHSSPQHVSLRDDVYGPLGSQERAGGGGVGLREADGGLLEWSSHTQPQAQCCWCLEPGKINTCSSSSFSSPPPQSPKTQLMSSSVVLRMADFSIYQVSTADQRRSSPKTMISCNKKSLYLPPEMPAIHVEFTEYYFPDGKDFPIPCPNLYVQLNALQLVLDPRSLVWINLFALDLRQSLEQFMEIYKLSDSQKPDEHVDIKVDGLMLKLVIPTDRDASCPADLPRSISVQTSEMVATNTRHPANCTRSHLEALLQAFEEEPFFSPSFSSFPRSSSSLPLLHPVFQRHAHEQDTKLHDIYRGLVVPTMGTDALKMPAAADFWSLHFSQFWVDYEGTRGGKGRPQPFVDSFPLTVWACQPAKIVQHQERLRDSVGSGLSRSTSGEAVARLQRKRLLKEYYSTDGAPTASHSSDTTPPPSNGLHKRLSLDSLPCSSSSLSSSNKDASVHVLVHVQKHLSAQVSHRQYVFLMHLQRSIKSLQQTLQQDLEDMGSKKDRKDPTQHPTDHQPFTVCLGLLLKSAEVSLLLKPIPQSEGSRSPLGSELSPSESRGNLEPGNDAGDGAEKGSEAAGCGSDGGAAKGTCTVDQLLCSEGSEGGGPQGPAPLIPTSSSTARPDSNQKASMEERTSSKNSGRWSSDEGGETVMDGLAGTEEVGGGLDPKTQTGDPQCDPVGSKDWGDKDSASATKMPQSISSGRLMRDRSQSSFSVSYKNMKKSPSLQSLDNISIDSYFMEDGDAYSLLERDDVSISGFKDGISEQSATESATEAVIGQEQEGGVSPDTVSATSQSTDDPTKDIVSVLVLKVQSVCVGMEAVGESTALALEVGQVTPSQLGNVCLRQYLSNRSLGMVCSVPIPAQSSQAAGEISSESIRGLHSPEVRARLESGPCAAAHSPLAERNGFLQLRLHGYQASFLMSTLRNLAHFLEDDSAPQVLPMEISVMDTHINLKDDGPRDNPSDPEPSPITLHVDSLIIHRRDDGSFSIGVAETKPRKDGTLIESSLSPVPELVGNVCCVPKATQTQAPPASPPPSTREEMLVEENECLKLELSRAKMALAEAQMEKDSLLHRMKNLKVNTS
- the uhrf1bp1l gene encoding UHRF1-binding protein 1-like isoform X4, which encodes MAGLIKKQILKHLSRFAKNLSPDKINLSTLKGEGQLTNLELDEEVLQSLLDLPTWLAINRVCCNKAAIRIPWTKLKTHPISLTLDKVEMEMSTCDEPRPPNGPSPIATASGQSEYGFAEKVVEGMSLSINSIVIRISAKAFNASFELSQLQVYSVNTSWSISDLRFTRIQDPQRGEILTFKEISWQMIRIEADAIQSAQHEMLSAPIRLITNQSKIRVTLKRRIKDCNVVASKLILILDDLLWVLTDSQLKAMVQYAKSLSEAMEKSAQQRKSMATEDQVSSAPPSAQQVRTQQASSAADQSATMAKLFSAYDVCETSHHLQITHLDLHICDDIHAKDKVINKRITGGAMQVSFSSISLDYYPFHRAGDSCVHWMHYSEATKTRESWARNLLDEFKSNVEMLKSAVRDQQGAAPVHSSPQHGKINTCSSSSFSSPPPQSPKTQLMSSSVVLRMADFSIYQVSTADQRRSSPKTMISCNKKSLYLPPEMPAIHVEFTEYYFPDGKDFPIPCPNLYVQLNALQLVLDPRSLVWINLFALDLRQSLEQFMEIYKLSDSQKPDEHVDIKVDGLMLKLVIPTDRDASCPADLPRSISVQTSEMVATNTRHPANCTRSHLEALLQAFEEEPFFSPSFSSFPRSSSSLPLLHPVFQRHAHEQDTKLHDIYRGLVVPTMGTDALKMPAAADFWSLHFSQFWVDYEGTRGGKGRPQPFVDSFPLTVWACQPAKIVQHQERLRDSVGSGLSRSTSGEAVARLQRKRLLKEYYSTDGAPTASHSSDTTPPPSNGLHKRLSLDSLPCSSSSLSSSNKDASVHVLVHVQKHLSAQVSHRQYVFLMHLQRSIKSLQQTLQQDLEDMGSKKDRKDPTQHPTDHQPFTVCLGLLLKSAEVSLLLKPIPQSEGSRSPLGSELSPSESRGNLEPGNDAGDGAEKGSEAAGCGSDGGAAKGTCTVDQLLCSEGSEGGGPQGPAPLIPTSSSTARPDSNQKASMEERTSSKNSGRWSSDEGGETVMDGLAGTEEVGGGLDPKTQTGDPQCDPVGSKDWGDKDSASATKMPQSISSGRLMRDRSQSSFSVSYKNMKKSPSLQSLDNISIDSYFMEDGDAYSLLERDDVSISGFKDGISEQSATESATEAVIGQEQEGGVSPDTVSATSQSTDDPTKDIVSVLVLKVQSVCVGMEAVGESTALALEVGQVTPSQLGNVCLRQYLSNRSLAAGEISSESIRGLHSPEVRARLESGPCAAAHSPLAERNGFLQLRLHGYQASFLMSTLRNLAHFLEDDSAPQVLPMEISVMDTHINLKDDGPRDNPSDPEPSPITLHVDSLIIHRRDDGSFSIGVAETKPRKDGTLIESSLSPVPELVGNVCCVPKATQTQAPPASPPPSTREEMLVEENECLKLELSRAKMALAEAQMEKDSLLHRMKNLKVNTS